Proteins from a genomic interval of Kitasatospora kifunensis:
- a CDS encoding DHA2 family efflux MFS transporter permease subunit translates to MTTAVAGSAPRVPEAIHRRRWAILGTLILALLVVVLDNSILNVAMKTIATPAPVGLGASQSDLEWAINSYTLVFAGLLFTSGLLGDRFGRKKALLGGMLVFGVGSLLSALASSPGELITYRAVMGLGGAFVMPATLAIIMNVFERHEQPKAIGIWAGAVGLAIAIGPITGGLLIEHFWWGSVFLVNVPIVVVALVAMFLLVPDSRDPNPGKLDPVGVLLSIVGLVALIYGIIKGGELADFTAPEAWVPVLVGALALAAFVVYEKRVTHPALNVSWFRNKAFSTSVTVVGLVFFALMGVSFFGVFYTQSVRGYSPLASGALMLPLACAQLIFAPRARLVVDKLGVRATCAGGMGLIALAFLGYLLLGQSTPIWVLEVIGFIMGAGMAHVMPPVTVAIMGSLPREKAGAGSAINNTFRQVGGSLGVAVLGAVLSTSYRDGIADKLTALPQALRDKAGESVEATLGVAGSMGAKGTVLVQPAYDSFIHAMHVVASLSAGVTLIGALLAWFFLPGKVAAPGHGQGAGPADAANPQAVPVVESTKA, encoded by the coding sequence ATGACCACCGCAGTAGCCGGCTCCGCGCCACGCGTGCCGGAAGCAATCCACCGCCGCCGGTGGGCGATCCTCGGCACGCTGATCCTGGCGCTGCTCGTCGTCGTCCTCGACAACTCGATCCTCAACGTCGCGATGAAGACCATCGCTACCCCGGCGCCCGTGGGCCTGGGCGCCTCGCAGAGCGACCTCGAGTGGGCGATCAACTCCTACACCCTGGTCTTCGCCGGGCTGCTCTTCACCTCCGGCCTGCTCGGTGACCGGTTCGGGCGCAAGAAGGCCCTGCTGGGCGGCATGCTGGTCTTCGGCGTCGGCTCGCTGCTCTCGGCGCTGGCCTCCAGCCCGGGCGAGCTGATCACCTACCGCGCGGTGATGGGCCTGGGTGGTGCCTTCGTGATGCCCGCCACGCTGGCGATCATCATGAACGTCTTCGAGCGGCACGAGCAGCCCAAGGCGATCGGGATCTGGGCCGGCGCGGTGGGCCTGGCGATCGCGATCGGCCCGATCACCGGCGGCCTGCTGATCGAGCACTTCTGGTGGGGCTCGGTCTTCCTGGTCAACGTCCCGATCGTCGTGGTGGCGCTGGTCGCGATGTTCCTGCTGGTCCCCGACTCCCGCGACCCCAACCCGGGCAAGCTCGACCCGGTCGGCGTGCTGCTGTCGATCGTCGGCCTGGTCGCGTTGATCTACGGCATCATCAAGGGCGGCGAGCTGGCCGACTTCACCGCTCCCGAGGCCTGGGTGCCGGTGCTGGTCGGGGCGCTCGCGCTGGCCGCCTTCGTGGTCTACGAGAAGCGGGTCACGCACCCGGCGCTGAACGTCAGCTGGTTCCGCAACAAGGCGTTCTCCACCTCGGTGACCGTGGTCGGGCTGGTCTTCTTCGCGCTGATGGGCGTCTCCTTCTTCGGCGTCTTCTACACCCAGAGCGTGCGCGGCTACAGCCCGCTGGCCTCCGGCGCGCTGATGCTGCCGCTGGCCTGCGCCCAGCTGATCTTCGCGCCGCGCGCTCGTCTGGTGGTCGACAAGCTCGGCGTGCGCGCCACCTGCGCCGGTGGCATGGGCCTGATCGCGCTCGCCTTCCTCGGCTACCTGCTGCTCGGCCAGAGCACCCCGATCTGGGTGCTGGAGGTGATCGGCTTCATCATGGGCGCCGGCATGGCGCACGTGATGCCGCCGGTGACCGTGGCGATCATGGGCTCGCTGCCCCGGGAGAAGGCCGGCGCGGGCTCGGCGATCAACAACACCTTCCGTCAGGTGGGCGGCTCGCTCGGCGTCGCGGTGCTCGGCGCGGTGCTCTCCACCAGCTACCGCGACGGCATCGCGGACAAGCTCACGGCGCTGCCGCAGGCCCTGCGCGACAAGGCCGGCGAGTCGGTGGAGGCCACCTTGGGGGTCGCCGGGAGCATGGGCGCCAAGGGCACGGTGCTGGTCCAGCCCGCCTACGACTCGTTCATCCACGCGATGCACGTGGTGGCGAGCCTGTCCGCCGGGGTCACCCTGATCGGGGCGCTGCTGGCCTGGTTCTTCCTGCCCGGCAAGGTCGCCGCCCCAGGTCACGGCCAGGGTGCCGGACCCGCCGACGCTGCGAACCCGCAGGCCGTGCCGGTCGTTGAATCGACCAAGGCCTGA
- the panB gene encoding 3-methyl-2-oxobutanoate hydroxymethyltransferase has translation MNASQLPPAQTQTDPTQTDPTPADPTPSAERPAGSGGHSLYGGVTNRRVTVRDLAAAKQRGERWAMLTAYDALTAGVFDEAGIPVLLVGDSAGNCHLGYQTTVPVTMDEMVMLSAAVVRGTERAMIIGDLPFGSYQESPAQGLRNAARLMKEAGVGAVKLEGGERSAHTIELLVDAGVPVMAHIGLTPQSVHALGGYPVQGRGEEAAHKLQRDAKAVQEAGAFAVVLEAVPAELAAHVTESLAVPTVGIGAGVGCDAQVLVWTDMAGMTAGRVPKFVKQYANLRSVLGDAAREFAADVLGGSFPAPEHTFK, from the coding sequence ATGAACGCTTCTCAGCTTCCGCCTGCCCAGACACAGACAGACCCGACGCAGACGGACCCGACACCTGCCGACCCGACGCCGAGCGCCGAGCGCCCTGCCGGGTCCGGGGGGCACTCCCTCTACGGCGGGGTCACCAACCGCCGGGTCACCGTCCGGGACCTGGCCGCCGCCAAGCAGCGCGGGGAGCGGTGGGCGATGCTCACCGCCTACGACGCCCTGACGGCCGGAGTCTTCGACGAGGCCGGGATCCCGGTCCTGCTCGTCGGCGACTCGGCGGGCAACTGCCACCTCGGCTACCAGACCACCGTCCCGGTGACCATGGACGAGATGGTGATGCTCAGCGCCGCGGTGGTGCGCGGCACCGAGCGCGCGATGATCATCGGCGACCTGCCGTTCGGCTCCTACCAGGAGTCCCCCGCCCAGGGCCTGCGCAACGCCGCCCGGCTGATGAAGGAGGCCGGGGTTGGCGCGGTCAAGCTCGAGGGCGGCGAGCGCAGCGCGCACACCATCGAGCTGCTGGTCGACGCCGGTGTGCCGGTGATGGCGCACATCGGCCTGACCCCGCAGTCGGTGCACGCGCTCGGCGGCTATCCGGTGCAGGGCCGCGGCGAGGAGGCGGCGCACAAGCTGCAGCGCGACGCCAAGGCCGTGCAGGAGGCCGGCGCCTTCGCGGTGGTCCTCGAGGCGGTGCCGGCCGAGCTGGCCGCGCACGTCACCGAGTCGCTGGCGGTGCCGACCGTGGGCATCGGCGCCGGTGTCGGCTGCGACGCCCAGGTGCTGGTCTGGACCGACATGGCCGGCATGACGGCGGGCCGGGTGCCGAAGTTCGTCAAGCAGTACGCCAACCTGCGCAGCGTGCTGGGCGACGCCGCCCGCGAGTTCGCCGCCGACGTGCTCGGCGGCAGCTTCCCGGCCCCTGAGCACACCTTCAAGTAG
- a CDS encoding ATP-binding cassette domain-containing protein produces MTPTATAPNHLGHLTSIPRDSRPGAVEARGIVKRFGGPSGTTALDGVDLTVRQGTVLGVLGPNGAGKTTLIRVLSTLITPDAGTATVGGFDVRRQPKQLRRTIGLTGQYASVDELLSGYENLYLIGRLLDLSRKDARARASELLERFSLTEAARREAKTYSGGMRRRLDLAASMIGRPQVLFLDEPTTGLDPRTRNEVWSEVRRMVAEGATVLLTTQYMEEAEQLATDLTVIDRGRVIANGTVAGLKEQVGGRTLRIHPAHPGELAEMARCLTEAGIAVGAIDDADDTGRELLTVPIGEDAQLTAVIGVLGTRGFAIAGIDTEVPSLDEVFLAITGSPSADTEESQR; encoded by the coding sequence ATGACACCGACCGCCACCGCCCCGAACCACCTGGGGCATCTCACCTCGATCCCCCGCGACAGCCGGCCAGGCGCCGTGGAAGCCCGCGGAATCGTCAAGCGCTTCGGCGGTCCGTCGGGAACGACCGCCCTGGACGGCGTCGACCTGACGGTCCGCCAGGGCACCGTGCTCGGCGTGCTCGGCCCCAACGGGGCCGGCAAGACCACGCTGATCCGCGTCCTGTCCACGCTCATCACGCCGGACGCCGGCACCGCCACCGTCGGCGGCTTCGACGTGCGGCGCCAGCCCAAGCAACTGCGCCGCACCATCGGCCTCACCGGGCAGTACGCCTCGGTGGACGAACTGCTCTCCGGCTACGAGAACCTCTACCTGATCGGCCGGCTGCTCGACCTCTCCCGCAAGGACGCCAGGGCCCGCGCGAGTGAGCTGCTGGAGCGCTTCTCGCTCACCGAGGCGGCCCGGCGCGAGGCCAAGACCTACTCCGGCGGGATGCGCCGCCGGCTCGACCTGGCCGCCAGCATGATCGGCCGCCCGCAGGTGCTCTTCCTGGACGAGCCCACCACCGGCCTGGACCCGCGCACCCGCAACGAGGTCTGGTCGGAGGTCCGGCGGATGGTGGCGGAGGGCGCCACCGTGCTGCTCACCACCCAGTACATGGAGGAGGCCGAGCAGTTGGCCACCGACCTGACCGTGATCGACCGCGGCCGGGTGATCGCCAACGGCACGGTGGCCGGGCTCAAGGAGCAGGTCGGCGGGCGGACCCTGCGCATCCACCCCGCCCACCCCGGTGAACTCGCCGAGATGGCCCGCTGCCTGACCGAGGCCGGCATCGCCGTCGGCGCCATCGACGATGCCGACGATACCGGGCGCGAGCTGCTCACCGTGCCGATCGGCGAGGACGCGCAGCTGACCGCCGTGATCGGCGTGCTCGGCACCCGCGGCTTCGCCATCGCGGGCATCGACACCGAAGTGCCCAGTCTGGACGAGGTGTTCCTCGCCATCACCGGTAGCCCGTCCGCCGACACCGAGGAGAGCCAGCGATGA
- a CDS encoding ABC transporter permease, which produces MTTATTALPRPAVRPSTSGRIGPRDHLRHIGALTRRNLMRIKADPESMFDAILIPIIFTLLFVYVFGGAVSGNQQAYKQYLIPGLLGSTGLNLAMAVGTGLNSDLATGVMDRFRTLPIARSSVLVGKMVAEALRGLLSFCILIGFALILGFQLKAGVLGALEAIGLSLAFAMSLVWISMLLGLTARSPQAVQGLGMLVIMPLQFGSSIFAPTSTMPGWLRAFTRYNPLSNLADANRSLMNGGPLTHSVTMVLLWSVGLTAITAPLAVARFRKRV; this is translated from the coding sequence ATGACCACCGCGACCACCGCACTGCCGCGCCCCGCCGTCCGCCCCAGCACCAGCGGCCGGATCGGCCCGCGCGACCACCTGCGCCACATCGGCGCACTGACCCGCCGCAACCTGATGCGGATCAAGGCCGACCCCGAGTCGATGTTCGACGCGATCCTGATACCGATCATCTTCACGCTGCTCTTCGTCTACGTCTTCGGCGGCGCGGTCTCCGGCAACCAGCAGGCCTACAAGCAGTACCTGATCCCCGGGCTGCTCGGCAGCACCGGACTCAACCTGGCGATGGCGGTGGGCACCGGCCTCAACAGCGACCTGGCGACCGGGGTGATGGACCGGTTCCGCACCCTGCCGATCGCCCGCTCCTCGGTGCTGGTCGGCAAGATGGTGGCCGAGGCGCTGCGCGGACTGCTCTCCTTCTGCATCCTGATCGGCTTCGCCCTGATCCTCGGGTTCCAGCTGAAGGCCGGTGTGCTGGGCGCGTTGGAGGCGATCGGGCTCTCGCTGGCCTTCGCGATGTCGCTGGTCTGGATCTCGATGCTGCTGGGTCTGACGGCACGCAGCCCCCAGGCCGTCCAGGGGCTCGGCATGCTGGTGATCATGCCGCTGCAGTTCGGCAGCTCGATCTTCGCACCGACCAGCACCATGCCCGGCTGGCTGCGCGCCTTCACCCGCTACAACCCGCTGTCCAACCTGGCCGACGCCAACCGCAGCCTGATGAACGGCGGTCCGCTGACCCACTCGGTGACCATGGTGCTGCTCTGGTCGGTGGGCCTGACCGCGATCACCGCGCCGCTGGCGGTGGCCCGGTTCCGCAAGCGGGTCTAG
- a CDS encoding ATP-binding protein has product MVPVHYGILGTTTAHHDDGTPIALGGARLRALLAALVLRQGRAVPAEVLVAEVWDDELPRDAGAALQTLVGRLRRTIGRAEVGSGPGGYWLTGARSDLDRFQELAALGQRALAAGDAKSAAEQLREALALWRGPALADLPDRAGSAVRLEAQRDEVRRARIGADLALGQAVEVAAELAGLCADHPLDEPLHVLWIRALHQVGRTAEALERYEGLRRALAERLGTDPGAELRAVHQELLRQLPAEPPAQVAARIPAEPVSPGPAVPAAGNLRPRLTSFVGREQDLHALAELIGSARLITLTGPGGSGKTRLSVEAGRLAQAEAYWPDGVWLAELAPLESPAAVPGAVLSALGLRATVLHQSLTEGRPDDPVRRIVEHCGRARMLLLLDNCEHLIQAAAELADQLLAECPQLSILATSREPLGVPGEAVLPVEPLPDPIALRLLGERGAAARAGFTVADDPAACAEICRRLDGLPLAIELAAARLRGLTPRQLADRLDSRFALLTGGSRVLLPRQQTLRAVVDWSWELLDERERAVLRRLSVFAGGAGLTEAELVCADGELVRGEQVAELLLSLVDKSLLVAGLDPQGPPRYRMLETIHEYAVERLAESKDGAAAERHLTAFRELACTAQLNLHSHQQAHWLVVLEREQDNIRAALRHALDTRAEQEALSLLLSMMWFWMLRDFRAEARSWLDQVCALGADPFTAEAAPPEPLDLGPLEYPLPWSAPVLAEARRQVWLYQLVSHFEFDQETLDEGALSERARQILRIYHPDLPQSYSYPPLLRIFACFLTEQPDSLLTLIDRAVEGCRRHGRQSELAWALQLRAKFSNDLVGGLEQARLDGDEAMAIYTRLGDNWGISETLTAQAETAGYFGDTAGAIAAYRRAIELAQELGAPQEVPFLQVRLGEALLETDEAEGVRLIRVGLAGSSSGSQEARGALVYGHLLLSSLALQRDQFAVARAELEALREARAGFESANPGIMGALVSCADGAVLARCGDVDEGVEQLRTGLRVLREAPSTAVVFAQHVTLMLLPSAVAVVLARAQRDGDRALAERACLLYAAHSGRMNVRGMCLERMERDRQQRALIEVLGEEGFEQTCEQGRTLAWEATAALLDALVEEV; this is encoded by the coding sequence ATGGTCCCCGTGCACTACGGCATCCTCGGCACCACGACCGCCCATCACGACGACGGCACCCCGATCGCGCTCGGTGGTGCCCGGCTGCGCGCGCTGCTGGCCGCGCTGGTGCTGCGCCAGGGGCGCGCGGTGCCGGCCGAGGTCCTGGTCGCCGAGGTCTGGGACGATGAGCTCCCGCGGGACGCGGGCGCCGCGTTGCAGACCCTGGTGGGCCGGCTGCGCCGCACCATCGGGCGCGCGGAGGTGGGCTCGGGGCCCGGCGGCTACTGGCTGACCGGGGCGCGCAGCGACCTGGACCGGTTCCAGGAGCTGGCCGCGCTGGGGCAGCGCGCCCTGGCCGCCGGCGACGCGAAGTCCGCGGCCGAGCAGCTGCGCGAGGCGCTGGCGCTGTGGCGCGGCCCGGCACTGGCCGACCTGCCGGACCGGGCGGGCAGTGCGGTGCGGCTGGAGGCGCAGCGGGACGAGGTGCGCCGGGCCAGGATCGGCGCCGACCTCGCGCTCGGGCAGGCCGTGGAGGTGGCCGCCGAGCTGGCCGGGCTCTGCGCCGACCATCCGCTGGACGAGCCGCTGCACGTGCTGTGGATCCGTGCGCTGCACCAGGTCGGGCGCACCGCCGAGGCGTTGGAGCGCTACGAGGGGCTGCGTCGGGCGTTGGCCGAGCGCTTGGGCACCGACCCGGGGGCGGAGCTGCGGGCCGTCCACCAGGAGCTGCTCCGGCAGTTGCCGGCCGAGCCGCCCGCCCAGGTGGCTGCCCGGATACCGGCAGAGCCGGTCAGCCCTGGGCCTGCAGTCCCGGCCGCCGGCAACCTGCGCCCCCGGCTGACCAGTTTCGTCGGGCGTGAGCAGGACCTTCACGCACTGGCCGAGTTGATCGGCTCGGCCCGGTTGATCACCCTCACCGGCCCCGGCGGTTCGGGCAAGACCCGCCTCTCGGTGGAGGCAGGTCGCCTGGCCCAGGCCGAGGCGTACTGGCCGGACGGCGTCTGGCTGGCCGAACTCGCGCCACTGGAGAGCCCGGCCGCCGTCCCCGGCGCGGTGCTCTCCGCGCTCGGCCTGCGGGCCACCGTGCTGCACCAGAGCCTCACCGAGGGCCGCCCTGACGACCCGGTGCGCCGGATCGTCGAGCACTGCGGCCGGGCCCGGATGCTCCTGCTGCTCGACAACTGCGAGCACCTGATCCAGGCAGCCGCCGAACTCGCCGACCAACTGCTCGCCGAGTGCCCGCAGCTGAGCATCCTGGCCACCAGCCGCGAGCCGCTCGGGGTGCCAGGGGAGGCGGTGCTGCCGGTGGAGCCGCTGCCCGACCCGATCGCGCTGCGGCTGCTCGGTGAGCGCGGCGCGGCCGCCCGGGCCGGCTTCACGGTGGCCGACGACCCGGCGGCCTGCGCCGAGATCTGCCGCCGCCTGGACGGGCTGCCGCTGGCCATCGAGCTGGCCGCCGCCCGGCTGCGCGGCCTGACGCCACGTCAGCTGGCCGACCGGCTGGACAGCCGCTTCGCCCTGCTCACCGGCGGCAGCCGGGTCCTGCTGCCGCGGCAGCAGACCCTGCGCGCGGTGGTGGACTGGAGCTGGGAGCTGCTGGACGAGCGCGAGCGCGCGGTGCTGCGCCGTCTGTCGGTCTTCGCCGGCGGCGCCGGGCTGACGGAGGCCGAGCTGGTCTGCGCGGACGGCGAGTTGGTGCGCGGCGAGCAGGTGGCCGAGCTGCTGCTCTCGCTGGTCGACAAGTCGCTGCTGGTGGCCGGTCTCGACCCGCAGGGTCCGCCGCGCTACCGGATGCTGGAGACGATCCACGAGTACGCCGTCGAACGGCTGGCCGAGTCCAAGGACGGCGCGGCCGCCGAGCGCCACCTGACCGCCTTCCGCGAACTGGCGTGCACCGCCCAGCTGAACCTGCACAGCCATCAGCAGGCCCACTGGCTCGTCGTGCTGGAGCGCGAACAGGACAACATCAGGGCCGCGCTGCGCCACGCGCTGGACACCCGGGCCGAACAGGAGGCGCTGTCCCTGCTGCTCTCCATGATGTGGTTCTGGATGCTGCGCGACTTCCGGGCCGAGGCCAGGAGTTGGCTGGACCAGGTCTGCGCGCTGGGCGCCGACCCGTTCACCGCCGAGGCCGCGCCGCCCGAGCCGCTGGACCTCGGTCCGCTGGAGTACCCGCTGCCGTGGTCGGCACCGGTGTTGGCCGAAGCCCGCCGACAGGTCTGGCTCTACCAGCTGGTCTCCCACTTCGAGTTCGACCAGGAGACGCTCGACGAGGGGGCACTGTCGGAGCGGGCCCGGCAGATCCTGCGGATCTACCACCCGGATCTGCCGCAGTCCTACAGCTACCCGCCGCTGCTGCGGATCTTCGCCTGCTTCCTGACCGAGCAGCCCGACAGCCTGCTCACGCTGATCGACCGGGCGGTCGAGGGCTGCCGGCGGCACGGTCGGCAGAGCGAGCTGGCCTGGGCCCTGCAACTGCGCGCCAAGTTCTCCAACGACCTGGTCGGCGGTCTCGAACAGGCCCGGCTCGACGGTGACGAGGCGATGGCGATCTACACCCGGCTCGGCGACAACTGGGGCATCTCGGAGACGCTCACGGCCCAGGCGGAGACGGCCGGCTACTTCGGCGACACCGCCGGCGCGATCGCCGCCTACCGGAGGGCGATCGAGCTGGCCCAGGAGCTCGGCGCCCCGCAGGAGGTGCCCTTCCTCCAGGTCCGGCTCGGCGAGGCACTGTTGGAGACGGACGAGGCGGAGGGGGTGCGGCTGATCCGCGTGGGCCTGGCGGGCAGCAGTTCGGGCAGTCAGGAGGCCAGGGGCGCGCTGGTCTACGGCCACCTGCTGCTCAGCTCGCTCGCCCTGCAGCGAGACCAGTTCGCCGTGGCCCGCGCGGAGTTGGAGGCCCTGCGGGAGGCGCGGGCCGGGTTCGAATCGGCGAACCCAGGCATCATGGGCGCCCTGGTGAGCTGTGCCGACGGCGCGGTGCTGGCGCGTTGCGGCGACGTGGACGAGGGGGTGGAGCAACTGCGCACGGGGCTGCGGGTGCTGCGCGAGGCACCCTCGACCGCGGTGGTCTTCGCCCAGCACGTCACCCTGATGCTGCTCCCGTCGGCGGTCGCGGTGGTGCTGGCCCGGGCCCAGCGCGACGGTGATCGGGCGCTGGCCGAGCGGGCCTGCCTGCTGTACGCGGCGCACAGCGGCCGGATGAACGTGCGGGGTATGTGCCTGGAGCGGATGGAGCGCGACCGGCAGCAGCGGGCGCTGATCGAGGTGTTGGGCGAGGAGGGCTTCGAGCAGACCTGCGAGCAGGGCCGAACGCTCGCCTGGGAGGCGACCGCGGCCCTGCTGGACGCGCTGGTGGAGGAGGTCTGA
- a CDS encoding site-2 protease family protein — protein sequence MSFADTRRSNSEERRISPVFWVLLGILGTSGWAIWTGFGAAGFGVFLFVVAGWMVSLCLHEYAHARTALHGGDITVGAKGYLTLNPFKYANALMSFVLPVIFVVLGGIGLPGGAVFIERHRIQGRLKHSLISAAGPLVNLAFAVLLLAPVGAGWLDNLPGTTQLGPYQVSVFPAALSFLGLLQVSAALLNLLPVPGLDGYGIVEPWLSPKTRRAVEPFAPYGLLAVFIVLWQSQVNVWFFNLVYNIMGLFGVKGGYADLGQYLFRFWSH from the coding sequence ATGAGCTTTGCCGACACACGCCGCTCGAACAGCGAGGAGCGCCGGATCAGCCCGGTGTTCTGGGTGCTGCTGGGGATCCTGGGCACCTCGGGCTGGGCGATCTGGACCGGCTTCGGCGCGGCGGGCTTCGGCGTCTTCCTCTTCGTGGTCGCCGGCTGGATGGTCTCGCTCTGCCTGCACGAGTACGCGCACGCCAGGACGGCGCTGCACGGCGGGGACATCACGGTCGGCGCCAAGGGCTATCTGACGCTCAATCCGTTCAAGTACGCGAACGCCCTGATGAGCTTCGTACTGCCGGTGATCTTCGTCGTGCTGGGCGGGATCGGCCTGCCCGGCGGGGCGGTCTTCATCGAGCGGCACCGGATCCAGGGGCGCCTCAAGCACAGCCTGATCTCGGCCGCCGGTCCGCTGGTCAACCTGGCCTTCGCGGTGCTGCTGCTGGCCCCGGTCGGCGCCGGCTGGCTCGACAACCTGCCCGGCACCACGCAGCTGGGCCCGTACCAGGTGAGCGTCTTCCCGGCCGCGCTGTCCTTCCTCGGCCTGCTCCAGGTGAGCGCCGCGCTGCTCAACCTGCTGCCGGTGCCCGGCCTGGACGGCTACGGGATCGTCGAGCCCTGGCTCTCGCCGAAGACCCGGCGCGCGGTCGAACCGTTCGCGCCCTACGGGCTGCTGGCGGTCTTCATCGTGCTCTGGCAGTCCCAGGTGAACGTGTGGTTCTTCAACCTGGTCTACAACATCATGGGCCTGTTCGGCGTCAAGGGCGGCTACGCGGACCTCGGGCAGTACCTGTTCCGGTTCTGGTCCCACTAG
- the npdG gene encoding NADPH-dependent F420 reductase has product MTSLDSANGPTVTPTPTPASERPDISELVVGVLGGTGDQGRGLAYRLAKAGQQVVLGSRSAERAEAAAAELGLGVRGADNAQTARESDIVIVAVPWEGHGELLANLAAELAGKIVVDCVNPLGFDKQGAYALTPEEGSAAQQAAALLPHSRVTAAFHHLSAVLLQDPSIDSIDTDVLVLGDERAATDLVQALAERIPGMRGIYAGRLRNAHQVESLVANLISVNRRYKAHAGLRITDV; this is encoded by the coding sequence ATGACTTCCCTCGATTCAGCGAACGGCCCCACCGTCACCCCGACCCCCACCCCCGCGAGCGAGCGCCCCGACATCAGCGAGCTGGTGGTCGGTGTCCTCGGCGGCACCGGTGACCAGGGGCGGGGGCTGGCCTACCGGCTGGCCAAGGCCGGCCAGCAGGTGGTCCTCGGTTCGCGCAGCGCCGAGCGGGCCGAGGCGGCGGCCGCCGAGCTCGGGCTCGGGGTGCGCGGCGCGGACAACGCCCAGACCGCCAGGGAGAGCGACATCGTGATCGTCGCGGTGCCCTGGGAGGGGCACGGCGAGCTACTGGCCAACCTGGCCGCCGAGCTGGCCGGCAAGATCGTGGTGGACTGCGTCAATCCGCTGGGCTTCGACAAGCAGGGCGCCTACGCGCTCACTCCCGAGGAGGGCAGCGCCGCCCAGCAGGCCGCCGCGCTGCTGCCCCACTCGCGGGTGACCGCCGCCTTCCACCACCTGTCGGCGGTTCTGCTCCAGGACCCCTCGATCGACAGCATCGACACCGACGTGCTGGTCCTGGGCGACGAGCGCGCCGCCACCGACCTGGTCCAGGCGCTGGCCGAGCGGATCCCGGGCATGCGCGGCATCTACGCGGGCCGGCTGCGCAACGCCCACCAGGTGGAGTCGCTGGTGGCCAACCTGATCTCGGTCAACCGCCGCTACAAGGCGCACGCCGGGCTGCGGATCACCGACGTCTGA
- a CDS encoding MFS transporter, with protein sequence MTEESPAGPSLLSRLRPDLTPWRASRDFRLLWGSGCISSFGSFLTYVAVPLQIKQLTGSYLAVGAVGLVELLPLIVFGLWGGALADALDRRKLVLGAEAGLGLLSGLLLLNALLPHPMLWPIYLVAALVAALDGLQRPALDTLVPRIVAHEQLTAAFALISLYRSTSTVLGPALAGFVVAYSGPGTAYALDVVSFAASLLLLARMRAVPPPTGAVKPSVAAIMAGVRYAWSRPELLGTYVVDIAAMLFAFPNAIFPFLADDLHAHWALGLMYGASAVGSLIVSATSGWAGSVHRHGRMVVLAALGWGVAMTGAGLTGSIWLVLLCLAAAGGADMISGMGRSTMWNQSIPDELRGRLAGVELLSYSVGPQLGQVRAGGTASLVGVRGSVWMGGLACVLSVGCLAAVLPKLLAYDARTDPHVAAARAAREQRAAAEAVSTA encoded by the coding sequence GTGACCGAAGAGAGCCCTGCCGGACCAAGCCTGCTGAGCCGGCTGCGCCCGGACCTGACGCCGTGGCGTGCCTCGCGGGACTTCCGGCTGCTCTGGGGCTCGGGCTGCATCTCCAGCTTCGGCAGTTTCCTCACCTACGTCGCCGTCCCACTGCAGATCAAGCAGCTGACCGGCTCCTACCTCGCGGTCGGGGCGGTCGGCCTGGTCGAGTTGCTGCCGCTGATCGTCTTCGGCCTGTGGGGCGGCGCGCTCGCCGACGCGCTGGACCGCCGCAAGCTCGTGCTCGGCGCGGAGGCCGGGCTCGGCCTGCTGAGCGGGCTGCTGCTGCTCAACGCGCTGCTTCCGCACCCGATGCTCTGGCCGATCTACCTGGTGGCCGCGCTGGTCGCGGCGCTGGACGGGCTTCAGCGTCCCGCCCTGGACACCCTGGTGCCGCGGATCGTGGCGCACGAGCAACTGACCGCGGCCTTCGCGCTGATCTCGCTCTACCGCAGCACCAGCACCGTGCTCGGTCCGGCGTTGGCCGGCTTCGTCGTCGCCTACAGCGGCCCCGGCACCGCGTACGCGCTGGACGTGGTCAGCTTCGCCGCCTCACTGCTGCTGCTCGCCCGGATGCGTGCGGTGCCGCCGCCGACCGGCGCCGTCAAGCCCTCGGTGGCCGCGATCATGGCCGGCGTGCGGTACGCCTGGAGCCGCCCCGAGTTGCTCGGGACCTACGTGGTGGACATCGCCGCGATGCTCTTCGCCTTTCCCAACGCGATCTTCCCCTTCCTCGCCGACGACCTGCACGCGCACTGGGCGCTGGGGTTGATGTACGGCGCCTCGGCCGTGGGCTCGCTGATCGTCTCGGCCACCAGCGGCTGGGCCGGCTCGGTGCACCGGCACGGCCGGATGGTGGTGCTGGCCGCCCTCGGCTGGGGCGTGGCGATGACGGGGGCCGGGCTGACCGGCTCCATCTGGCTGGTGCTGCTCTGCCTGGCCGCGGCCGGCGGCGCGGACATGATCAGCGGGATGGGCCGCTCCACCATGTGGAACCAGTCCATCCCCGACGAACTGCGCGGGCGGCTGGCCGGGGTGGAGCTGCTGAGCTACTCGGTCGGCCCGCAGCTGGGGCAGGTCCGGGCCGGCGGCACGGCCTCGCTGGTGGGGGTGCGCGGCTCGGTCTGGATGGGCGGGCTGGCCTGCGTGCTGAGCGTGGGCTGCCTTGCCGCGGTGCTGCCCAAGCTGCTCGCCTATGACGCCCGGACCGACCCGCACGTGGCCGCGGCCCGCGCGGCGCGCGAGCAGCGGGCGGCGGCGGAGGCCGTCAGCACGGCCTGA